Proteins found in one Pseudomonadota bacterium genomic segment:
- a CDS encoding DUF86 domain-containing protein: protein MFIARINQFQITSLEFTRGMHYETFAEDKKTVNAVIRSLEVLGEATKRIPASFRQKHPDIPWSKMAGMRDVLIHDYMGVDLKTVWKVAQERLPELKPLFEKLIPTKRG, encoded by the coding sequence CTGTTCATCGCACGTATTAATCAATTTCAAATTACTTCGCTGGAGTTCACCCGTGGTATGCATTACGAGACATTTGCAGAGGACAAGAAGACTGTCAATGCGGTGATCAGGAGCCTCGAAGTCCTTGGCGAAGCCACCAAACGCATACCCGCATCGTTTCGCCAGAAACATCCTGACATTCCCTGGAGCAAAATGGCCGGTATGCGCGACGTGCTCATTCACGATTACATGGGTGTAGACCTGAAGACCGTCTGGAAGGTCGCGCAGGAACGATTACCGGAATTGAAACCTCTGTTTGAAAAGCTAATCCCTACAAAAAGAGGTTGA
- a CDS encoding type II toxin-antitoxin system HicA family toxin codes for MSNLPRISGRECIKALDKVGFYFKRQEGSHIVLRRDDPFAQVVVPDHKELDRGTLRAIIKATGLGVDEFKKLL; via the coding sequence ATGAGCAACCTACCACGAATCTCCGGACGCGAATGTATTAAGGCCCTCGACAAGGTCGGATTCTATTTTAAAAGACAGGAAGGAAGCCATATTGTCTTGCGAAGAGATGATCCTTTTGCGCAGGTAGTTGTGCCTGATCATAAAGAACTCGACAGAGGAACACTCCGGGCAATCATCAAGGCAACGGGTCTTGGTGTCGATGAGTTCAAGAAGTTGCTATAG
- a CDS encoding type II toxin-antitoxin system HicB family antitoxin, with protein MRQVVVYPGEDGWWVAECPSLPGCISQGKTKEEAVENIKEAIRGYIVALKEDNIVVPEDRLDALLVAV; from the coding sequence ATGAGGCAAGTCGTTGTTTACCCAGGAGAGGATGGCTGGTGGGTAGCAGAGTGCCCGAGTCTGCCGGGTTGTATAAGCCAGGGCAAGACAAAGGAAGAAGCCGTAGAAAATATTAAAGAAGCAATCCGAGGCTATATAGTTGCACTCAAGGAAGACAATATTGTCGTTCCCGAGGATAGGCTTGATGCCTTGCTTGTCGCGGTATGA